Proteins co-encoded in one Streptomyces sp. NBC_01283 genomic window:
- a CDS encoding transcriptional regulator encodes MPERTHDFGHYGARGIKGSEAVARQLDQLAGYIATPITAQRGLMARLHYLTKSDHARQAAREAGLTVTDRTIKAWLEGKRRPSNASLQQIETAYRTVRRRNVARYLLRRLNGGGGTRVEIHPFNQSRVDRRFQRVLEYRSLNIRQWDTLIRAWAAGDMSALDDAWVDAIVDLGSQWGQYEYVSAVGFAA; translated from the coding sequence ATGCCGGAAAGGACACATGATTTCGGCCACTACGGGGCCCGAGGAATCAAGGGCAGCGAGGCCGTCGCACGCCAACTCGACCAGCTCGCCGGCTACATCGCCACCCCCATCACCGCGCAGCGCGGTCTGATGGCACGCCTCCACTACCTGACGAAATCCGACCATGCCCGCCAGGCCGCGCGCGAGGCCGGGCTGACCGTCACTGACCGCACCATCAAAGCCTGGTTGGAGGGCAAACGCCGCCCCTCCAACGCCAGCCTCCAACAGATCGAGACCGCTTACCGCACGGTGCGCCGGCGGAACGTGGCCCGTTACCTGCTGCGCCGGCTGAACGGCGGGGGAGGGACAAGGGTGGAGATCCACCCGTTCAATCAGTCCCGGGTCGATCGCAGGTTCCAGCGGGTGCTGGAATACCGCAGCCTCAACATCCGCCAGTGGGACACCCTCATCCGAGCCTGGGCGGCAGGGGACATGAGCGCTCTCGATGATGCCTGGGTGGATGCCATCGTGGACCTCGGGTCCCAATGGGGACAATATGAATACGTGTCAGCCGTCGGATTCGCAGCATAG